A genomic segment from Aquila chrysaetos chrysaetos chromosome 11, bAquChr1.4, whole genome shotgun sequence encodes:
- the UNC5B gene encoding netrin receptor UNC5B isoform X1: MPPPPGPRRPAACFILLFLLLLLRRALAAAGLEYSDVLPDSFPSAPAETLPHFLLEPQDAYIVKNKPVELVCRANPATQIYFKCNGEWVNQNDHVTKESLDEVTGMLVREVQIEVSRQQVEELFGLEDYWCQCVAWSSAGTTKSRRAYVRIAYLRKNFDQEPLGKEVPLEHEVLLQCRPPEGVPQAEVEWLRNEDVIDPTQDTNFLITIDHNLIIKQARLLDTANYTCMAKNIVAKRRSTTAAVIVYVNGGWSTWSEWSPCNNRCGRGWQKRTRTCTNPAPLNGGSFCDGQPFQKITCTTLCPVDGAWTEWSKWSACSTECTHWRSRECAAPAPRNGGKDCSGVLLDSKNCTDGLCLQNKRVLSEPKSHLLEATGDVALYAGLVVAIFVFIVILMAVGVVVYRRRCRDFDTDITDSSAALTGGFHPVNFKTSRHDNPQLLHPSMQPDLTASAGVYRGPMYALQDSSDKIPMTNSPLLDPLPNLKIKVYNSSTASSSPGLHDGTDLLGGVPATGTYPGDATRDGHFANVRSKALGSQHLLNLPREHGNSASGTFGYLGGRLTVPGTGVSLLVPHGAIPQGKFYEMYLVLNKAESALLPSEGTQTVLSPAVTCGPTGLLLCRPVVLTIPHCADVGSSDWIYQLKTQSHQGNWEEVVTLDEETLNTPCYCQLEAKSCHILLDQLGTYVFVGESYSRSAIKRLQLAIFAPTVCTSLEYSLKVYCLEDTPDALKEVLELERTLGGYLLEEPKSLPFKDSYHNLRLSIHDIPHALWRSKLLAKYQEIPFYHIWSGSQRALHCTFTLERYSQASTELTCKICVRQVEGEGQIFQLHVTLGEHASSFDTLRSHHSGAATTTTQLGPYAFKIPLSIRQKICNSLDAPNSRGNDWRLLAQKLSMDRYLNYFATKASPTGVLLDLWEAEHQDDGDLNTLASALEEMGKSEMLVVMATEGDC; encoded by the exons ggctggagtACAGCGACGTGCTGCCCGACTCCTTCCCCTCGGCCCCGGCAGAGACCCTCCCTCACTTTCTGCTGGAGCCGCAGGACGCCTACATCGTGAAGAACAAGCCGGTGGAGCTCGTCTGCCGCGCCAACCCTGCCACCCAGATCTACTTCAAGTGCAACGGGGAGTGGGTTAACCAGAATGACCACGTCACCAAGGAGAGCCTGGACGAGGTCACCG GGATGCTGGTGCGGGAGGTGCAGATCGAGGTCTCCCGGCAGCAAGTGGAGGAGCTCTTCGGCTTAGAAGATTACTGGTGCCAGTGCGTGGCCTGGAGCTCCGCGGGCACCACGAAGAGCCGCAGGGCATACGTCCGCATAGCGT aCCTACGGAAGAACTTTGACCAGGAGCCGCTGGGCAAGGAGGTCCCGCTGGAGCACGAGGTCCTGCTGCAGTGCCGCCCACCCGAGGGGGTGCCGCAGGCCGAG GTGGAGTGGCTGAGGAACGAGGATGTCATCGATCCCACCCAGGACACCAACTTCCTGATCACCATCGATCACAACCTCATCATCAAGCAGGCCCGGCTCTTGGACACTGCTAATTACACCTGCATGGCCAAGAACATCGTGGCCAAGCGCCGGAGCACCACGGCCGCTGTCATCGTCTACG TGAACGGTGGCTGGTCCACCTGGTCCGAGTGGTCTCCTTGCAACAACCGCTGTGGCCGGGGCTGGCAGAAGCGCACCCGCACGTGCACCAACCCTGCGCCGCTGAACGGCGGCTCCTTCTGTGATGGGCAGCCTTTCCAGAAAATCACCTGCACCACCCTCTGCCCAG TGGACGGCGCGTGGACGGAGTGGAGCAAGTGGTCGGCGTGCAGCACCGAGTGCACCCACTGGCGCAGCCGCGAGTgtgccgccccggccccccgcaaCGGCGGCAAGGACTGCAGCGGCGTGCTGCTCGACTCCAAAAACTGCACCGAtgggctctgcctgcaga atAAAAGAGTTCTAAGCGAACCCAAAAGCCACC TGCTGGAGGCCACAGGCGACGTGGCCCTGTACGCCGGGCTGGTGGTGgccatttttgtcttcatcGTGATCCTCATGGctgtgggggtggtggtgtacCGGAGGAGATGCCGGGATTTCGACACGGACATCACGGACTCATCAGCCGCTCTGACCGGAGGCTTCCACCCTGTCAACTTCAAGACCTCCCGGCATG acaACCCGCAGCTGCTGCACCCCTCGATGCAGCCGGACCTGACGGCCAGCGCGGGGGTGTACCGCGGCCCCATGTACGCCCTGCAGGACTCCTCCGACAAGATCCCCATGACCAACTCCCCCCTGCTGGACCCCCTCCCCAACCTCAAGATCAAGGTGTACAACTCCTCCACCGCCTCCTCCTCGCCGGGGCTCCACGACGGGACAGACCTGCTCGGGGGGGTCCCCGCCACCGGCACCTACCCGGGGGACGCCACCAGGGACGGCCACTTTGCGAACGTGCGGAGCAAAGCCCTGGGCTCCCAGCATCTCCTCAACTTGCCCCGGGAGCACGGCAATAGCGCCAGCGGCACGTTTGGCTACCTGGGGGGAAGGCTCACCGTACCGGGCACTG GGGTGAGCCTGCTGGTGCCCCACGGGGCCATCCCCCAGGGGAAGTTCTACGAGATGTACCTGGTCCTCAACAAGGCAGAGAGCGCCCT cctGCCCTCCGAAGGCACGCAGACGGTGCTGAGCCCGGCGGTGACCTGCGGACCCACCGGCTTGCTCCTGTGCCGTCCCGTCGTCCTGACCATTCCTCACTGTGCCGACGTGGGCTCCTCAGATTGGATTTACCAGCTGAAAACACAGTCCCACCAGGGAAACTGGGAG GAAGTTGTGACCCTGGATGAGGAGACCCTCAACACTCCCTGCTACTGCCAGCTGGAAGCCAAGTCCTGCCACATTTTGCTAGACCAGCTTGGCACCTACGTCTTCGTGGGAGAGTCCTACTCCAGGTCAGCCATCAAAAGGCTCCAGCTGGCAATCTTTGCCCCCACCGTTTGCACCTCCCTGGAGTACAGCCTCAAGGTCTACTGCTTGGAGGACACGCCAGATGCTCTGAAG gaggtgctggagctggagcgGACGCTGGGCGGGTACCTGCTGGAGGAGCCCAAGTCCCTGCCCTTCAAGGACAGCTACCACAACCTGCGTCTCTCCATCCACGACATCCCCCATGCGCTGTGGAGGAGCAAGCTGCTAGCCAAATACCAG GAAATCCCCTTCTATCACATCTGGAGCGGCAGCCAGCGAGCCCTGCACTGCACCTTCACGCTGGAGAGGTACAGCCAGGCCTCCACCGAGCTCACCTGCAAGATCTGCGTCCGGCAGGTGGAAGGGGAAGGGCAGATCTTCCAGCTCCACGTCACGCTGGGAGAG CACGCCAGCTCCTTCGACACCCTCCGCTCCCACCACAGCGGtgccgccaccaccaccacccagctGGGACCCTACGCCTTCAAAATCCCCCTCTCCATCCGGCAGAAGATCTGCAACAGCCTGGATGCTCCCAACTCCAGGGGAAACGACTGGAGACTTCTCGCCCAGAAGCTTTCCATGGACCG GTATCTGAACTACTTTGCCACCAAAGCCAGCCCCACCGGGGTGCTCCTGGACTTATGGGAAGCCGAGCACCAAGACGACGGCGATCTCAACACCCTGGCCAGTGCCTTAGAAGAGATGGGCAAGAGCGAGATGCTGGTGGTCATGGCCACGGAAGGGGACTGCTGA
- the UNC5B gene encoding netrin receptor UNC5B isoform X3 — translation MAFRGLEYSDVLPDSFPSAPAETLPHFLLEPQDAYIVKNKPVELVCRANPATQIYFKCNGEWVNQNDHVTKESLDEVTGMLVREVQIEVSRQQVEELFGLEDYWCQCVAWSSAGTTKSRRAYVRIAYLRKNFDQEPLGKEVPLEHEVLLQCRPPEGVPQAEVEWLRNEDVIDPTQDTNFLITIDHNLIIKQARLLDTANYTCMAKNIVAKRRSTTAAVIVYVNGGWSTWSEWSPCNNRCGRGWQKRTRTCTNPAPLNGGSFCDGQPFQKITCTTLCPVDGAWTEWSKWSACSTECTHWRSRECAAPAPRNGGKDCSGVLLDSKNCTDGLCLQNKRVLSEPKSHLLEATGDVALYAGLVVAIFVFIVILMAVGVVVYRRRCRDFDTDITDSSAALTGGFHPVNFKTSRHDNPQLLHPSMQPDLTASAGVYRGPMYALQDSSDKIPMTNSPLLDPLPNLKIKVYNSSTASSSPGLHDGTDLLGGVPATGTYPGDATRDGHFANVRSKALGSQHLLNLPREHGNSASGTFGYLGGRLTVPGTGVSLLVPHGAIPQGKFYEMYLVLNKAESALLPSEGTQTVLSPAVTCGPTGLLLCRPVVLTIPHCADVGSSDWIYQLKTQSHQGNWEEVVTLDEETLNTPCYCQLEAKSCHILLDQLGTYVFVGESYSRSAIKRLQLAIFAPTVCTSLEYSLKVYCLEDTPDALKEVLELERTLGGYLLEEPKSLPFKDSYHNLRLSIHDIPHALWRSKLLAKYQEIPFYHIWSGSQRALHCTFTLERYSQASTELTCKICVRQVEGEGQIFQLHVTLGEHASSFDTLRSHHSGAATTTTQLGPYAFKIPLSIRQKICNSLDAPNSRGNDWRLLAQKLSMDRYLNYFATKASPTGVLLDLWEAEHQDDGDLNTLASALEEMGKSEMLVVMATEGDC, via the exons ggctggagtACAGCGACGTGCTGCCCGACTCCTTCCCCTCGGCCCCGGCAGAGACCCTCCCTCACTTTCTGCTGGAGCCGCAGGACGCCTACATCGTGAAGAACAAGCCGGTGGAGCTCGTCTGCCGCGCCAACCCTGCCACCCAGATCTACTTCAAGTGCAACGGGGAGTGGGTTAACCAGAATGACCACGTCACCAAGGAGAGCCTGGACGAGGTCACCG GGATGCTGGTGCGGGAGGTGCAGATCGAGGTCTCCCGGCAGCAAGTGGAGGAGCTCTTCGGCTTAGAAGATTACTGGTGCCAGTGCGTGGCCTGGAGCTCCGCGGGCACCACGAAGAGCCGCAGGGCATACGTCCGCATAGCGT aCCTACGGAAGAACTTTGACCAGGAGCCGCTGGGCAAGGAGGTCCCGCTGGAGCACGAGGTCCTGCTGCAGTGCCGCCCACCCGAGGGGGTGCCGCAGGCCGAG GTGGAGTGGCTGAGGAACGAGGATGTCATCGATCCCACCCAGGACACCAACTTCCTGATCACCATCGATCACAACCTCATCATCAAGCAGGCCCGGCTCTTGGACACTGCTAATTACACCTGCATGGCCAAGAACATCGTGGCCAAGCGCCGGAGCACCACGGCCGCTGTCATCGTCTACG TGAACGGTGGCTGGTCCACCTGGTCCGAGTGGTCTCCTTGCAACAACCGCTGTGGCCGGGGCTGGCAGAAGCGCACCCGCACGTGCACCAACCCTGCGCCGCTGAACGGCGGCTCCTTCTGTGATGGGCAGCCTTTCCAGAAAATCACCTGCACCACCCTCTGCCCAG TGGACGGCGCGTGGACGGAGTGGAGCAAGTGGTCGGCGTGCAGCACCGAGTGCACCCACTGGCGCAGCCGCGAGTgtgccgccccggccccccgcaaCGGCGGCAAGGACTGCAGCGGCGTGCTGCTCGACTCCAAAAACTGCACCGAtgggctctgcctgcaga atAAAAGAGTTCTAAGCGAACCCAAAAGCCACC TGCTGGAGGCCACAGGCGACGTGGCCCTGTACGCCGGGCTGGTGGTGgccatttttgtcttcatcGTGATCCTCATGGctgtgggggtggtggtgtacCGGAGGAGATGCCGGGATTTCGACACGGACATCACGGACTCATCAGCCGCTCTGACCGGAGGCTTCCACCCTGTCAACTTCAAGACCTCCCGGCATG acaACCCGCAGCTGCTGCACCCCTCGATGCAGCCGGACCTGACGGCCAGCGCGGGGGTGTACCGCGGCCCCATGTACGCCCTGCAGGACTCCTCCGACAAGATCCCCATGACCAACTCCCCCCTGCTGGACCCCCTCCCCAACCTCAAGATCAAGGTGTACAACTCCTCCACCGCCTCCTCCTCGCCGGGGCTCCACGACGGGACAGACCTGCTCGGGGGGGTCCCCGCCACCGGCACCTACCCGGGGGACGCCACCAGGGACGGCCACTTTGCGAACGTGCGGAGCAAAGCCCTGGGCTCCCAGCATCTCCTCAACTTGCCCCGGGAGCACGGCAATAGCGCCAGCGGCACGTTTGGCTACCTGGGGGGAAGGCTCACCGTACCGGGCACTG GGGTGAGCCTGCTGGTGCCCCACGGGGCCATCCCCCAGGGGAAGTTCTACGAGATGTACCTGGTCCTCAACAAGGCAGAGAGCGCCCT cctGCCCTCCGAAGGCACGCAGACGGTGCTGAGCCCGGCGGTGACCTGCGGACCCACCGGCTTGCTCCTGTGCCGTCCCGTCGTCCTGACCATTCCTCACTGTGCCGACGTGGGCTCCTCAGATTGGATTTACCAGCTGAAAACACAGTCCCACCAGGGAAACTGGGAG GAAGTTGTGACCCTGGATGAGGAGACCCTCAACACTCCCTGCTACTGCCAGCTGGAAGCCAAGTCCTGCCACATTTTGCTAGACCAGCTTGGCACCTACGTCTTCGTGGGAGAGTCCTACTCCAGGTCAGCCATCAAAAGGCTCCAGCTGGCAATCTTTGCCCCCACCGTTTGCACCTCCCTGGAGTACAGCCTCAAGGTCTACTGCTTGGAGGACACGCCAGATGCTCTGAAG gaggtgctggagctggagcgGACGCTGGGCGGGTACCTGCTGGAGGAGCCCAAGTCCCTGCCCTTCAAGGACAGCTACCACAACCTGCGTCTCTCCATCCACGACATCCCCCATGCGCTGTGGAGGAGCAAGCTGCTAGCCAAATACCAG GAAATCCCCTTCTATCACATCTGGAGCGGCAGCCAGCGAGCCCTGCACTGCACCTTCACGCTGGAGAGGTACAGCCAGGCCTCCACCGAGCTCACCTGCAAGATCTGCGTCCGGCAGGTGGAAGGGGAAGGGCAGATCTTCCAGCTCCACGTCACGCTGGGAGAG CACGCCAGCTCCTTCGACACCCTCCGCTCCCACCACAGCGGtgccgccaccaccaccacccagctGGGACCCTACGCCTTCAAAATCCCCCTCTCCATCCGGCAGAAGATCTGCAACAGCCTGGATGCTCCCAACTCCAGGGGAAACGACTGGAGACTTCTCGCCCAGAAGCTTTCCATGGACCG GTATCTGAACTACTTTGCCACCAAAGCCAGCCCCACCGGGGTGCTCCTGGACTTATGGGAAGCCGAGCACCAAGACGACGGCGATCTCAACACCCTGGCCAGTGCCTTAGAAGAGATGGGCAAGAGCGAGATGCTGGTGGTCATGGCCACGGAAGGGGACTGCTGA
- the UNC5B gene encoding netrin receptor UNC5B isoform X2: MPPPPGPRRPAACFILLFLLLLLRRALAAAGLEYSDVLPDSFPSAPAETLPHFLLEPQDAYIVKNKPVELVCRANPATQIYFKCNGEWVNQNDHVTKESLDEVTGMLVREVQIEVSRQQVEELFGLEDYWCQCVAWSSAGTTKSRRAYVRIAYLRKNFDQEPLGKEVPLEHEVLLQCRPPEGVPQAEVEWLRNEDVIDPTQDTNFLITIDHNLIIKQARLLDTANYTCMAKNIVAKRRSTTAAVIVYVNGGWSTWSEWSPCNNRCGRGWQKRTRTCTNPAPLNGGSFCDGQPFQKITCTTLCPVDGAWTEWSKWSACSTECTHWRSRECAAPAPRNGGKDCSGVLLDSKNCTDGLCLQMLEATGDVALYAGLVVAIFVFIVILMAVGVVVYRRRCRDFDTDITDSSAALTGGFHPVNFKTSRHDNPQLLHPSMQPDLTASAGVYRGPMYALQDSSDKIPMTNSPLLDPLPNLKIKVYNSSTASSSPGLHDGTDLLGGVPATGTYPGDATRDGHFANVRSKALGSQHLLNLPREHGNSASGTFGYLGGRLTVPGTGVSLLVPHGAIPQGKFYEMYLVLNKAESALLPSEGTQTVLSPAVTCGPTGLLLCRPVVLTIPHCADVGSSDWIYQLKTQSHQGNWEEVVTLDEETLNTPCYCQLEAKSCHILLDQLGTYVFVGESYSRSAIKRLQLAIFAPTVCTSLEYSLKVYCLEDTPDALKEVLELERTLGGYLLEEPKSLPFKDSYHNLRLSIHDIPHALWRSKLLAKYQEIPFYHIWSGSQRALHCTFTLERYSQASTELTCKICVRQVEGEGQIFQLHVTLGEHASSFDTLRSHHSGAATTTTQLGPYAFKIPLSIRQKICNSLDAPNSRGNDWRLLAQKLSMDRYLNYFATKASPTGVLLDLWEAEHQDDGDLNTLASALEEMGKSEMLVVMATEGDC; encoded by the exons ggctggagtACAGCGACGTGCTGCCCGACTCCTTCCCCTCGGCCCCGGCAGAGACCCTCCCTCACTTTCTGCTGGAGCCGCAGGACGCCTACATCGTGAAGAACAAGCCGGTGGAGCTCGTCTGCCGCGCCAACCCTGCCACCCAGATCTACTTCAAGTGCAACGGGGAGTGGGTTAACCAGAATGACCACGTCACCAAGGAGAGCCTGGACGAGGTCACCG GGATGCTGGTGCGGGAGGTGCAGATCGAGGTCTCCCGGCAGCAAGTGGAGGAGCTCTTCGGCTTAGAAGATTACTGGTGCCAGTGCGTGGCCTGGAGCTCCGCGGGCACCACGAAGAGCCGCAGGGCATACGTCCGCATAGCGT aCCTACGGAAGAACTTTGACCAGGAGCCGCTGGGCAAGGAGGTCCCGCTGGAGCACGAGGTCCTGCTGCAGTGCCGCCCACCCGAGGGGGTGCCGCAGGCCGAG GTGGAGTGGCTGAGGAACGAGGATGTCATCGATCCCACCCAGGACACCAACTTCCTGATCACCATCGATCACAACCTCATCATCAAGCAGGCCCGGCTCTTGGACACTGCTAATTACACCTGCATGGCCAAGAACATCGTGGCCAAGCGCCGGAGCACCACGGCCGCTGTCATCGTCTACG TGAACGGTGGCTGGTCCACCTGGTCCGAGTGGTCTCCTTGCAACAACCGCTGTGGCCGGGGCTGGCAGAAGCGCACCCGCACGTGCACCAACCCTGCGCCGCTGAACGGCGGCTCCTTCTGTGATGGGCAGCCTTTCCAGAAAATCACCTGCACCACCCTCTGCCCAG TGGACGGCGCGTGGACGGAGTGGAGCAAGTGGTCGGCGTGCAGCACCGAGTGCACCCACTGGCGCAGCCGCGAGTgtgccgccccggccccccgcaaCGGCGGCAAGGACTGCAGCGGCGTGCTGCTCGACTCCAAAAACTGCACCGAtgggctctgcctgcaga TGCTGGAGGCCACAGGCGACGTGGCCCTGTACGCCGGGCTGGTGGTGgccatttttgtcttcatcGTGATCCTCATGGctgtgggggtggtggtgtacCGGAGGAGATGCCGGGATTTCGACACGGACATCACGGACTCATCAGCCGCTCTGACCGGAGGCTTCCACCCTGTCAACTTCAAGACCTCCCGGCATG acaACCCGCAGCTGCTGCACCCCTCGATGCAGCCGGACCTGACGGCCAGCGCGGGGGTGTACCGCGGCCCCATGTACGCCCTGCAGGACTCCTCCGACAAGATCCCCATGACCAACTCCCCCCTGCTGGACCCCCTCCCCAACCTCAAGATCAAGGTGTACAACTCCTCCACCGCCTCCTCCTCGCCGGGGCTCCACGACGGGACAGACCTGCTCGGGGGGGTCCCCGCCACCGGCACCTACCCGGGGGACGCCACCAGGGACGGCCACTTTGCGAACGTGCGGAGCAAAGCCCTGGGCTCCCAGCATCTCCTCAACTTGCCCCGGGAGCACGGCAATAGCGCCAGCGGCACGTTTGGCTACCTGGGGGGAAGGCTCACCGTACCGGGCACTG GGGTGAGCCTGCTGGTGCCCCACGGGGCCATCCCCCAGGGGAAGTTCTACGAGATGTACCTGGTCCTCAACAAGGCAGAGAGCGCCCT cctGCCCTCCGAAGGCACGCAGACGGTGCTGAGCCCGGCGGTGACCTGCGGACCCACCGGCTTGCTCCTGTGCCGTCCCGTCGTCCTGACCATTCCTCACTGTGCCGACGTGGGCTCCTCAGATTGGATTTACCAGCTGAAAACACAGTCCCACCAGGGAAACTGGGAG GAAGTTGTGACCCTGGATGAGGAGACCCTCAACACTCCCTGCTACTGCCAGCTGGAAGCCAAGTCCTGCCACATTTTGCTAGACCAGCTTGGCACCTACGTCTTCGTGGGAGAGTCCTACTCCAGGTCAGCCATCAAAAGGCTCCAGCTGGCAATCTTTGCCCCCACCGTTTGCACCTCCCTGGAGTACAGCCTCAAGGTCTACTGCTTGGAGGACACGCCAGATGCTCTGAAG gaggtgctggagctggagcgGACGCTGGGCGGGTACCTGCTGGAGGAGCCCAAGTCCCTGCCCTTCAAGGACAGCTACCACAACCTGCGTCTCTCCATCCACGACATCCCCCATGCGCTGTGGAGGAGCAAGCTGCTAGCCAAATACCAG GAAATCCCCTTCTATCACATCTGGAGCGGCAGCCAGCGAGCCCTGCACTGCACCTTCACGCTGGAGAGGTACAGCCAGGCCTCCACCGAGCTCACCTGCAAGATCTGCGTCCGGCAGGTGGAAGGGGAAGGGCAGATCTTCCAGCTCCACGTCACGCTGGGAGAG CACGCCAGCTCCTTCGACACCCTCCGCTCCCACCACAGCGGtgccgccaccaccaccacccagctGGGACCCTACGCCTTCAAAATCCCCCTCTCCATCCGGCAGAAGATCTGCAACAGCCTGGATGCTCCCAACTCCAGGGGAAACGACTGGAGACTTCTCGCCCAGAAGCTTTCCATGGACCG GTATCTGAACTACTTTGCCACCAAAGCCAGCCCCACCGGGGTGCTCCTGGACTTATGGGAAGCCGAGCACCAAGACGACGGCGATCTCAACACCCTGGCCAGTGCCTTAGAAGAGATGGGCAAGAGCGAGATGCTGGTGGTCATGGCCACGGAAGGGGACTGCTGA